The Hippoglossus hippoglossus isolate fHipHip1 chromosome 19, fHipHip1.pri, whole genome shotgun sequence genome has a segment encoding these proteins:
- the si:ch211-234p6.5 gene encoding uncharacterized protein si:ch211-234p6.5 isoform X1 encodes MELEATSRRTQLVRMEDQDRVSQSSSVATISYFPVRMESDGKVQAFGKRCQAAKRDPNCPVVIRGWLNKKDSSGLKLWKRRWFVLSNYCLFYYKDSREELVLGSIPLPSYKILFCTPRECKNRKFTFKVVHQGMRSYFFSADTQEDMLGWVRALSQSASMDADSYMNRRCSSYQDFTQIGGSSESVDFPKSPSDGEGPSQKHRNVSRTVSEPSQLTGGRMGTSHSQQRGRRRVRHRNSSPSNTTPSPPEFGRRRACAAHQEEDSFPGLNTPPTETMGTGSLTSRGQLGSRPHTPVGRVDIRPYDELVMTPQTLYYAPSSPKLEFKSTPTTPVTERWQSKPTPTYGSVHHMSGGRRPLGKSYSTGAHADLLPPLPPSSRAAHAPHPPHQHHHHHHHHRNHMSVCVLPPATAQKPDPREAAPIRPLESDADALLTRLCGCDKLLQSLSIELSQLQMDKDSVHCALEVSRLQLEEWQSQGPRAQEEALIQKALLQEDLVTIRARMCDASMEIERVWSQYERMESELSVLRSHLQHICNFGMPQEQSQAQRELWMMEDILAGLKVNRDHFRFMLGLQRHHVFQPAAPHPGSPGSPTERLQSGLPMDVEQEPPARPALPQELEESQQSRDQGHDYTESLYEGIYSHTVEPAHRRGNRQPDLLIGKAQRDTSESQSGSKWNPADNQSSKKAKMSEEEQIERMKRNQQRMTNRKKPPISPMGTQSQGSDPREEAPFPLRVTRVVTSVLPSSLVARRVSVEDPPAELDNPLPEQIPPEMQQRPAEHRQKLLNKPPRRLLPESPDQNRYSAEMHQDQPVKKTSRQQHPGVLRSNKTESRPDASRAESARNPARDHAGLGNERVGLEVMEEERPSALLTPDTDPDLCLTPEQREAKLRRVERIRERVIRSAVRESATTHSQLPIRVKGQEVHQVPPDTARKQRIKSDHENHPSYDGYGNCVDDTRSPAELQLSSGTSQDEDERDVKKCKSQIKIGDKTQRKHHSGRTGFAKTKIKRPASPYHITSMTVYQKDGGMGFMSCKVDEEEKLEETADEDNESNFSSSDLRAKWFLSTSQWQGFTPLQNHGIDSLCTEEATDIEQQATCTDDVTDSTEMSPAVSESLEKMKENHSLFYKIACDLSISDTDITKNDGNTNALISSQPEEEEELFITESVPDELTSDAERSRNQGSSLLTDKLRDPTVETKDEATLNTSEKVQEKKHEDTSGEDTELKVTDTTHEASAPDVDSNQTLDECAKERDDSWTKELCDRKVDQERSEELRKPRSLSEESRETVQELGDNSMYKGRGMIRSASFGKARVTVLRTSL; translated from the exons ATGGAGCTCGAGGCAACCAGCAGGAGGACACAACTAGTCAG AATGGAGGACCAGGACAGAGTGAGCCAGAGTTCCAGCGTCGCCACCATCTCCTACTTTCCCGTCAGAATG GAAAGCGATGGAAAGGTGCAAGCCTTTGGGAAAAGGTGCCAGGCCGCCAAGAGAGACCCAAACTGTCCTGTGGTCATTCGAGGATGGCTcaacaaaaaa GATAGCTCTGGTTTGAAGCTCTGGAAGAGACGATGGTTTGTCCTCTCCAACTACTGTCTGTTCTACTATAAAG ACAGCAGAGAAGAACTGGTGCTCGGCAGCATCCCACTCCCCAGCTACAAAATTCTGTTCTGCACGCCGCGAGAATGCAAGAACAGAAAGTTCACCTTCAAG GTGGTGCACCAGGGAATGCGTTCTTATTTCTTCAGCGCCGACACACAGGAGGACATGTTGGGTTGGGTCCGAGCCCTCAGCCAGTCAGCGTCAATGGATGCAGACAGCTACATGAACAG GCGTTGCTCAAGTTATCAGGATTTCACACAGATAGGTGGCAGCAGTGAATCGGTGGACTTCCCCAAATCCCCCTCAGATGGAGAGGGTCCCTCCCAAAAGCACAGGAACGTCAGCAGGACCGTGAGCGAACCGAGTCAGCTCACTGGCGGGAGGATGGGGACGTCGCACTCACAGCAGAGGGGGAGGCGGCGTGTGCGTCACAGAAACAGCAG CCCTTCGAACACAACACCCAGTCCCCCAGAATTCGGCAGGAGAAGAGCCTGTGCTGCACATCAAGAGGAGGATTCTTTCCCGGGCCTAAACACACCACCCACGGAGACGATGGGAACAGGCTCCCTGACCTCCAGAGGTCAGCTGGGGTCACGACCCCACACGCCGGTGGGAAGGGTCGACATTCGACCATACGATGAGCTGGTCATGACGCCACAGACCCTGTACTACGCACCTTCCTCACCTAAGCTGGAGTTCAAGTCCACTCCTACTACTCCAGTGACAGAGAGGTGGCAAAGCAAG CCCACGCCTACATATGGTTCAGTTCATCACATGTCGGGTGGAAGAAGGCCTTTAGGAAAG aGCTACTCCACGGGGGCACACGCAGACTTACTGCCCCCTTTGCCCCCGTCGTCCAGGGCCGCACATGCCCCCCACCCAccacaccagcaccaccaccatcaccaccaccaccgcaaccatatgtctgtttgtgtgctgccGCCGGCTACG GCCCAGAAGCCGGACCCAAGGGAAGCTGCACCAATCAGGCCTCTGGAAAGTGATGCAGAT GCTCTGTTGACAAGGTTGTGCGGGTGTGATAAGCTGCTTCAATCGCTGTCTATAGAACTGTCCCAGCTACAAATGGATAAG GACAGTGTCCACTGTGCATTGGAGGTGTccaggctgcagctggaggagtgGCAGAGTCAGGGGCCCCGCGCCCAGGAGGAGGCGCTCATCCAGAAGGCTTTGCTCCAGGAAGACCTGGTTACAATCCGGGCCAGAATGTGTGACGCATCGATG GAAATCGAGAGAGTGTGGAGTCAATATGAGCGAATGGAGAGTGAACTGTCTGTGCTACGCTCGCACCTTCAGCACATCTGTAACTTTGGAATGCCACAG GAGCAGTCTCAGGCTCAGAGAGAGCTGTGGATGATGGAGGACATCCTCGCCGGACTGAAGGTCAACAGGGATCATTTCCGCTTCATGTTGGGGCTCCAGAGGCACCACG TGTTCCAGCCAGCTGCCCCACATCCTGGATCCCCTGGCTCACCcacagagaggctgcagagtgGACTGCCAATG GATGTGGAACAGGAGCCACCTGCCCGACCAGCATTACCCCAGGAGCTAGAGGAAAGCCAACAGAGCAGGGACCAGGGCCATGACTACACAGAGTCACTATATGAG GGAATCTACAGCCACACTGTTGAGCCAGCCCATAGACGAGGGAACCGCCAGCCTGACCTCCTTATTGGGaaagcacagagagacacatcTG AATCCCAGTCTGGTTCAAAGTGGAACCCAGCAGACAACCAATCAAGCAAG AAGGCGAAGATGAGTGAAGAGGAGCAGAtagagaggatgaagagaaatcAGCAGAGGATGACTAATAGGAAGAAACCTCCCATATCCCCTATGGGCACCCAGAGTCAGGGTTCAGACCCACGAGAGGAG GCACCCTTTCCTTTGAGGGTGACACGAGTTGTTACATCCGTACTGCCGTCCTCTCTTGTGGCCCGGCGGGTTTCTGTCGAGGATCCCCCAGCTGAGCTCGACAATCCACTGCCCGAGCAGATCCCACCGGAGATGCAGCAGAGGCCGGCTGAGCACAGACAAAAATTGTTGAATAAGCCACCTCGGCGTCTGCTGCCAGAGAGCCCAGATCAAAACCGGTACTCAGCGGAAATGCACCAGGATCAGCCTGTTAAAAAGACAAGCAGACAGCAGCATCCGGGAGTGCTGAGGTCTAACAAGACAGAGTCGCGGCCAGACGCCAGCAGAGCAGAGTCTGCAAGGAATCCAGCTCGAGACCATGCAGGGTTAGGAAATGAAAGAGTGGGCTTGGAAGTTATG gaggaggaacgaCCTTCTGCCCTCCTGACCCCTGACACGGACCCAGACCTCTGTCTGACCcctgagcagagagaggccAAACTCCGACGTGTGGAACGGATACGGGAGAGAGTCATACGAAG cgCAGTCAGAGAGAGTGCTACAACACACAGTCAACTACCAATCCGGGTCAAGGGGCAGGAAGTCCACCAGGTGCCTCCTGACACAGctagaaaacaaagaataaaatcag ATCATGAAAACCATCCATCCTACGATGGATATGGAAACTGCGTGGATGACACGAGAAGTCCTGCAGAGCTTCAGCTTTCTAGTggaacatctcaggatgaagacgAAAGAGatgtgaaaaaatgtaaaagtcaaATCAAGATTGGGGACAAAACACAACGCAAACATCACAGTGGAAGAACAGGGTTTGCCAAAACTAAAATCAAACGTCCAGCCTCGCCGTATCATATCACATCTATGACCGTATACCAAAAAGATGGAGGCATGGGATTTATGAGCTGCAAGGTCGACGAGGAGGAAAAGCTCGAAGAAACTGCCGATGAGGATAATGAAAGCAACTTTTCATCTTCTGACCTGAGAGCCAAGTGGTTTCTGTCCACCAGCCAGTGGCAGGGGTTCACACCTCTGCAAAACCATGGCATAGACTCGCTGTGCACTGAGGAAGCCACAGACATCGAGCAACAAGCAACGTGCACTGACGACGTCACTGATTCCACTGAGATGTCGCCTGCAGTGTCTGAGAGCttagagaaaatgaaagagaaccaTTCGCTCTTCTATAAGATCGCATGCGACCTCAGTATCTCAGACACAGACATAACAAAGAATGATGGGAATACCAACGCCCTGATTTCAAGTcagccagaggaggaagaagaactGTTTATCACTGAATCTGTACCAGATGAACTGACCAGTGACGCTGAGAGATCTCGTAACCAAGGCAGCAGCCTCTTAACTGATAAACTCCGAGATCCGACAGTGGAAACCAAGGACGAAGCAACGCTTAACACCTCAGAAAAGgtccaagaaaaaaaacatgaagacacCTCAGGAGAAGACACCGAGTTGAAAGTTACAGACACTACCCATGAAGCTTCTGCTCCGGATGTTGATTCTAACCAGACCCTGGACGAATGTGCAAAGGAAAGAGATGACAGTTGGACCAAAGAGTTGTGCGATAGGAAGGTGGACCAAGAGAGATCTGAGGAGTTGAGGAAACCAAGAAGTTTAagtgaggagagcagagagacggTTCAAGAACTAGGCGACAACTCCATGTATAAGGGCAGAGGCATGATTCGGAGTGCCTCTTTTGGGAAGGCGAGGGTAACGGTGTTAAGGACAAGTTTATAG
- the si:ch211-234p6.5 gene encoding pleckstrin homology domain-containing family A member 6 isoform X3 — translation MELEATSRRTQLVRMEDQDRVSQSSSVATISYFPVRMESDGKVQAFGKRCQAAKRDPNCPVVIRGWLNKKDSSGLKLWKRRWFVLSNYCLFYYKDSREELVLGSIPLPSYKILFCTPRECKNRKFTFKVVHQGMRSYFFSADTQEDMLGWVRALSQSASMDADSYMNRRCSSYQDFTQIGGSSESVDFPKSPSDGEGPSQKHRNVSRTVSEPSQLTGGRMGTSHSQQRGRRRVRHRNSSPSNTTPSPPEFGRRRACAAHQEEDSFPGLNTPPTETMGTGSLTSRGQLGSRPHTPVGRVDIRPYDELVMTPQTLYYAPSSPKLEFKSTPTTPVTERWQSKPTPTYGSVHHMSGGRRPLGKAQKPDPREAAPIRPLESDADALLTRLCGCDKLLQSLSIELSQLQMDKDSVHCALEVSRLQLEEWQSQGPRAQEEALIQKALLQEDLVTIRARMCDASMEIERVWSQYERMESELSVLRSHLQHICNFGMPQEQSQAQRELWMMEDILAGLKVNRDHFRFMLGLQRHHVFQPAAPHPGSPGSPTERLQSGLPMDVEQEPPARPALPQELEESQQSRDQGHDYTESLYEGIYSHTVEPAHRRGNRQPDLLIGKAQRDTSESQSGSKWNPADNQSSKKAKMSEEEQIERMKRNQQRMTNRKKPPISPMGTQSQGSDPREEAPFPLRVTRVVTSVLPSSLVARRVSVEDPPAELDNPLPEQIPPEMQQRPAEHRQKLLNKPPRRLLPESPDQNRYSAEMHQDQPVKKTSRQQHPGVLRSNKTESRPDASRAESARNPARDHAGLGNERVGLEVMEEERPSALLTPDTDPDLCLTPEQREAKLRRVERIRERVIRSAVRESATTHSQLPIRVKGQEVHQVPPDTARKQRIKSDHENHPSYDGYGNCVDDTRSPAELQLSSGTSQDEDERDVKKCKSQIKIGDKTQRKHHSGRTGFAKTKIKRPASPYHITSMTVYQKDGGMGFMSCKVDEEEKLEETADEDNESNFSSSDLRAKWFLSTSQWQGFTPLQNHGIDSLCTEEATDIEQQATCTDDVTDSTEMSPAVSESLEKMKENHSLFYKIACDLSISDTDITKNDGNTNALISSQPEEEEELFITESVPDELTSDAERSRNQGSSLLTDKLRDPTVETKDEATLNTSEKVQEKKHEDTSGEDTELKVTDTTHEASAPDVDSNQTLDECAKERDDSWTKELCDRKVDQERSEELRKPRSLSEESRETVQELGDNSMYKGRGMIRSASFGKARVTVLRTSL, via the exons ATGGAGCTCGAGGCAACCAGCAGGAGGACACAACTAGTCAG AATGGAGGACCAGGACAGAGTGAGCCAGAGTTCCAGCGTCGCCACCATCTCCTACTTTCCCGTCAGAATG GAAAGCGATGGAAAGGTGCAAGCCTTTGGGAAAAGGTGCCAGGCCGCCAAGAGAGACCCAAACTGTCCTGTGGTCATTCGAGGATGGCTcaacaaaaaa GATAGCTCTGGTTTGAAGCTCTGGAAGAGACGATGGTTTGTCCTCTCCAACTACTGTCTGTTCTACTATAAAG ACAGCAGAGAAGAACTGGTGCTCGGCAGCATCCCACTCCCCAGCTACAAAATTCTGTTCTGCACGCCGCGAGAATGCAAGAACAGAAAGTTCACCTTCAAG GTGGTGCACCAGGGAATGCGTTCTTATTTCTTCAGCGCCGACACACAGGAGGACATGTTGGGTTGGGTCCGAGCCCTCAGCCAGTCAGCGTCAATGGATGCAGACAGCTACATGAACAG GCGTTGCTCAAGTTATCAGGATTTCACACAGATAGGTGGCAGCAGTGAATCGGTGGACTTCCCCAAATCCCCCTCAGATGGAGAGGGTCCCTCCCAAAAGCACAGGAACGTCAGCAGGACCGTGAGCGAACCGAGTCAGCTCACTGGCGGGAGGATGGGGACGTCGCACTCACAGCAGAGGGGGAGGCGGCGTGTGCGTCACAGAAACAGCAG CCCTTCGAACACAACACCCAGTCCCCCAGAATTCGGCAGGAGAAGAGCCTGTGCTGCACATCAAGAGGAGGATTCTTTCCCGGGCCTAAACACACCACCCACGGAGACGATGGGAACAGGCTCCCTGACCTCCAGAGGTCAGCTGGGGTCACGACCCCACACGCCGGTGGGAAGGGTCGACATTCGACCATACGATGAGCTGGTCATGACGCCACAGACCCTGTACTACGCACCTTCCTCACCTAAGCTGGAGTTCAAGTCCACTCCTACTACTCCAGTGACAGAGAGGTGGCAAAGCAAG CCCACGCCTACATATGGTTCAGTTCATCACATGTCGGGTGGAAGAAGGCCTTTAGGAAAG GCCCAGAAGCCGGACCCAAGGGAAGCTGCACCAATCAGGCCTCTGGAAAGTGATGCAGAT GCTCTGTTGACAAGGTTGTGCGGGTGTGATAAGCTGCTTCAATCGCTGTCTATAGAACTGTCCCAGCTACAAATGGATAAG GACAGTGTCCACTGTGCATTGGAGGTGTccaggctgcagctggaggagtgGCAGAGTCAGGGGCCCCGCGCCCAGGAGGAGGCGCTCATCCAGAAGGCTTTGCTCCAGGAAGACCTGGTTACAATCCGGGCCAGAATGTGTGACGCATCGATG GAAATCGAGAGAGTGTGGAGTCAATATGAGCGAATGGAGAGTGAACTGTCTGTGCTACGCTCGCACCTTCAGCACATCTGTAACTTTGGAATGCCACAG GAGCAGTCTCAGGCTCAGAGAGAGCTGTGGATGATGGAGGACATCCTCGCCGGACTGAAGGTCAACAGGGATCATTTCCGCTTCATGTTGGGGCTCCAGAGGCACCACG TGTTCCAGCCAGCTGCCCCACATCCTGGATCCCCTGGCTCACCcacagagaggctgcagagtgGACTGCCAATG GATGTGGAACAGGAGCCACCTGCCCGACCAGCATTACCCCAGGAGCTAGAGGAAAGCCAACAGAGCAGGGACCAGGGCCATGACTACACAGAGTCACTATATGAG GGAATCTACAGCCACACTGTTGAGCCAGCCCATAGACGAGGGAACCGCCAGCCTGACCTCCTTATTGGGaaagcacagagagacacatcTG AATCCCAGTCTGGTTCAAAGTGGAACCCAGCAGACAACCAATCAAGCAAG AAGGCGAAGATGAGTGAAGAGGAGCAGAtagagaggatgaagagaaatcAGCAGAGGATGACTAATAGGAAGAAACCTCCCATATCCCCTATGGGCACCCAGAGTCAGGGTTCAGACCCACGAGAGGAG GCACCCTTTCCTTTGAGGGTGACACGAGTTGTTACATCCGTACTGCCGTCCTCTCTTGTGGCCCGGCGGGTTTCTGTCGAGGATCCCCCAGCTGAGCTCGACAATCCACTGCCCGAGCAGATCCCACCGGAGATGCAGCAGAGGCCGGCTGAGCACAGACAAAAATTGTTGAATAAGCCACCTCGGCGTCTGCTGCCAGAGAGCCCAGATCAAAACCGGTACTCAGCGGAAATGCACCAGGATCAGCCTGTTAAAAAGACAAGCAGACAGCAGCATCCGGGAGTGCTGAGGTCTAACAAGACAGAGTCGCGGCCAGACGCCAGCAGAGCAGAGTCTGCAAGGAATCCAGCTCGAGACCATGCAGGGTTAGGAAATGAAAGAGTGGGCTTGGAAGTTATG gaggaggaacgaCCTTCTGCCCTCCTGACCCCTGACACGGACCCAGACCTCTGTCTGACCcctgagcagagagaggccAAACTCCGACGTGTGGAACGGATACGGGAGAGAGTCATACGAAG cgCAGTCAGAGAGAGTGCTACAACACACAGTCAACTACCAATCCGGGTCAAGGGGCAGGAAGTCCACCAGGTGCCTCCTGACACAGctagaaaacaaagaataaaatcag ATCATGAAAACCATCCATCCTACGATGGATATGGAAACTGCGTGGATGACACGAGAAGTCCTGCAGAGCTTCAGCTTTCTAGTggaacatctcaggatgaagacgAAAGAGatgtgaaaaaatgtaaaagtcaaATCAAGATTGGGGACAAAACACAACGCAAACATCACAGTGGAAGAACAGGGTTTGCCAAAACTAAAATCAAACGTCCAGCCTCGCCGTATCATATCACATCTATGACCGTATACCAAAAAGATGGAGGCATGGGATTTATGAGCTGCAAGGTCGACGAGGAGGAAAAGCTCGAAGAAACTGCCGATGAGGATAATGAAAGCAACTTTTCATCTTCTGACCTGAGAGCCAAGTGGTTTCTGTCCACCAGCCAGTGGCAGGGGTTCACACCTCTGCAAAACCATGGCATAGACTCGCTGTGCACTGAGGAAGCCACAGACATCGAGCAACAAGCAACGTGCACTGACGACGTCACTGATTCCACTGAGATGTCGCCTGCAGTGTCTGAGAGCttagagaaaatgaaagagaaccaTTCGCTCTTCTATAAGATCGCATGCGACCTCAGTATCTCAGACACAGACATAACAAAGAATGATGGGAATACCAACGCCCTGATTTCAAGTcagccagaggaggaagaagaactGTTTATCACTGAATCTGTACCAGATGAACTGACCAGTGACGCTGAGAGATCTCGTAACCAAGGCAGCAGCCTCTTAACTGATAAACTCCGAGATCCGACAGTGGAAACCAAGGACGAAGCAACGCTTAACACCTCAGAAAAGgtccaagaaaaaaaacatgaagacacCTCAGGAGAAGACACCGAGTTGAAAGTTACAGACACTACCCATGAAGCTTCTGCTCCGGATGTTGATTCTAACCAGACCCTGGACGAATGTGCAAAGGAAAGAGATGACAGTTGGACCAAAGAGTTGTGCGATAGGAAGGTGGACCAAGAGAGATCTGAGGAGTTGAGGAAACCAAGAAGTTTAagtgaggagagcagagagacggTTCAAGAACTAGGCGACAACTCCATGTATAAGGGCAGAGGCATGATTCGGAGTGCCTCTTTTGGGAAGGCGAGGGTAACGGTGTTAAGGACAAGTTTATAG